One window from the genome of Blastopirellula retiformator encodes:
- the metE gene encoding 5-methyltetrahydropteroyltriglutamate--homocysteine S-methyltransferase, with the protein MQSANLGFPRIGKDRQLKKAVESYWAGKLPAPQLLQVAAELRAEHWRLQQAAGIDSIPCNDFSLYDQMLDMAVALGVIPPRFAQLDVSPLERYFLMARGQAPGVELPHEVPALEMTKWFDTNYHYLAPEFEHDQAFAADAAKPSAELAEAAKLGIAARPVVIGPVTFLTLGKLRSATGDRFDLLDALLPAYVELLRQIVAAGATWVQIDEPILSTDLGDRQREALVTTYRTIAAQLPQLQVMLATYFGPLAENLTLAAQLPTAGLHVDLVRGQEDAPLLVDALPADKIVSLGLVEGRNVWKVDAAAAIALATPLVEKIGADRVQIAPSCSLLHAPVDLDAETELDDELKSWLAFGKQKLAEVQLLATALQGDQDQATRTALRANRLPHVSRQTSERVVSPSVQGRVAFVDEHMQRRRSAFPQRRPVQQTALGLPAFPTTTIGSFPQTSEIRQARAQHRQGTISHDDYVATMQAQIREVIAFQEEVGLDLLVHGEPERNDMVEYFGESLDGFAITRNGWVQSYGSRCVKPPIIYGDVSRPKAMTVEWIQYAQSCSTKPVKGMLTGPVTILCWSFVRDDQPRSETTRQIALAIRDEVEDLEKAGVRVIQIDEPALREGLPLRKRDWDAYLTWAGDCFRLASSVVADQTQIHTHMCYCEFNDIIEAIAGLDADVISIETSRSDMELLGAFVDFRYPNEIGPGVFDIHSPQAPTSASMLRLLTKAAEVLQPSQIWVNPDCGLKTRQWEEVRPALSNMVKAAEAARQSLAT; encoded by the coding sequence ATGCAATCTGCAAATTTAGGTTTTCCTCGCATTGGTAAAGATCGTCAGCTCAAGAAGGCGGTCGAGTCGTATTGGGCCGGCAAGTTGCCCGCGCCACAGCTGCTTCAGGTCGCGGCCGAATTGCGGGCCGAGCATTGGCGTCTGCAACAAGCGGCCGGCATCGACTCGATCCCCTGCAACGACTTTTCGCTGTATGACCAGATGCTCGACATGGCGGTCGCGCTCGGCGTAATTCCGCCGCGATTCGCCCAGCTCGACGTTTCGCCGCTCGAACGCTACTTCTTGATGGCCCGCGGTCAGGCGCCCGGCGTAGAGCTGCCGCACGAAGTTCCGGCGCTCGAAATGACCAAGTGGTTCGACACCAACTATCACTACCTGGCGCCCGAGTTTGAGCACGACCAAGCGTTCGCCGCCGACGCCGCCAAGCCGAGCGCCGAGCTGGCCGAAGCGGCCAAGCTGGGCATCGCGGCTCGGCCGGTGGTGATCGGCCCGGTCACCTTTTTGACGCTCGGCAAACTGCGCAGCGCGACTGGCGATCGCTTCGATCTGCTCGACGCGCTGCTCCCCGCCTATGTCGAACTGCTTCGGCAGATCGTCGCAGCCGGAGCAACCTGGGTCCAGATCGATGAGCCGATCTTGTCGACCGACCTGGGCGACCGGCAGCGGGAGGCGCTGGTGACGACCTACCGCACGATCGCCGCCCAACTGCCGCAGTTGCAGGTGATGCTGGCGACCTACTTTGGTCCCTTGGCCGAGAATCTGACGCTGGCGGCTCAGTTGCCGACGGCCGGCCTGCACGTCGACCTGGTTCGCGGCCAAGAGGACGCCCCCTTGTTGGTTGACGCTTTGCCTGCCGACAAGATCGTTTCGTTGGGCTTGGTCGAAGGCCGCAACGTCTGGAAGGTCGACGCCGCCGCCGCAATCGCGCTGGCGACGCCGCTGGTCGAAAAAATAGGCGCCGACCGCGTGCAAATCGCCCCCAGCTGTTCGCTGCTGCATGCTCCAGTCGATCTCGACGCCGAGACTGAACTGGACGACGAACTGAAAAGTTGGCTCGCGTTCGGCAAGCAAAAGTTGGCCGAGGTCCAACTGCTCGCCACGGCGCTGCAAGGCGACCAAGACCAGGCGACCCGCACTGCGTTGCGGGCCAATCGTCTGCCCCATGTCAGCCGGCAAACCTCGGAACGCGTCGTCTCGCCATCGGTGCAAGGTCGCGTTGCATTCGTCGACGAGCACATGCAGCGTCGCCGCAGTGCATTTCCACAGCGGCGCCCGGTTCAGCAGACGGCGCTCGGCCTGCCGGCGTTTCCGACCACCACGATCGGTTCGTTTCCGCAGACGAGCGAAATCCGCCAGGCCCGAGCCCAACATCGCCAGGGGACGATCTCGCACGACGACTACGTTGCCACGATGCAGGCTCAGATCCGCGAAGTAATCGCCTTTCAGGAAGAAGTCGGCTTGGATCTGCTGGTCCATGGCGAGCCGGAGCGGAACGACATGGTCGAGTACTTCGGCGAGTCGCTCGATGGTTTTGCAATCACCCGCAACGGCTGGGTGCAAAGCTACGGCAGCCGCTGCGTCAAACCGCCGATCATCTACGGCGACGTTTCGCGTCCCAAAGCGATGACCGTCGAGTGGATTCAATACGCCCAATCGTGTTCGACCAAGCCGGTCAAAGGGATGCTGACCGGGCCGGTAACCATTTTGTGCTGGTCGTTCGTTCGCGATGATCAACCGCGGAGCGAAACGACCCGCCAAATCGCCCTGGCGATTCGGGACGAAGTCGAGGATCTCGAAAAGGCTGGCGTCCGGGTGATTCAAATTGATGAGCCTGCGTTGCGAGAAGGATTGCCGCTGCGAAAGCGCGATTGGGACGCGTACCTGACGTGGGCCGGCGATTGTTTCCGACTGGCCAGCAGCGTGGTGGCGGACCAGACGCAGATCCACACGCACATGTGCTACTGCGAGTTCAACGACATTATCGAAGCGATCGCCGGACTCGACGCCGACGTCATTTCGATCGAAACGTCGCGCAGCGACATGGAACTGCTCGGCGCGTTCGTCGATTTTCGCTACCCGAACGAGATCGGGCCGGGCGTCTTCGACATTCATTCGCCGCAAGCGCCCACCTCGGCGTCGATGCTGCGGCTGCTGACCAAAGCGGCCGAGGTCTTGCAGCCGTCGCAGATCTGGGTCAATCCCGACTGCGGCCTGAAAACCCGCCAGTGGGAGGAAGTCCGACCAGCGCTAAGCAACATGGTCAAAGCTGCCGAAGCGGCGCGTCAAAGTTTGGCTACCTGA
- a CDS encoding AAA family ATPase encodes MRRARIQKFQARMRQLRKDRREQQEVEQITAEIAKVQKEIDARRGVDFFTADQGIVRLDVGGGDEAKETHRTLSTAEMLAERKPQEWLFNNLLTKNEPAVIVGPSKTLKSSLAVDLCAALATGGKFLGEFAAEKVFRVGFVGADNKQSQLTDLAVRWSAAREENPTLDNLQWFMSVEEPAAPENLESLREWIEKFELEVVVIDPLRLGSTNKRKQAEAIQTLVKTISKAGATPILCVQTRKEMKPGKLDASILAGSLDFAQQWLLVNRREAFQSGSGKHKLWLSIGGYAGQGGEWGVDIDEGRLSDQGGRRWNVSLREATEIEAAAKQAKEDVKFEKLESQLRRVLLDAGENGLCKYNIRSNSGMSGSKFGPTWDRMMTAGKIVEMPKEPHSTLKRYTLPPGEEKNETGRSSRRVRCADHEPAQQA; translated from the coding sequence ATGCGCCGAGCCCGAATTCAGAAGTTCCAAGCCCGGATGCGTCAGCTGCGGAAAGACCGCCGGGAGCAGCAAGAGGTCGAACAGATCACCGCCGAAATCGCGAAAGTGCAAAAAGAGATTGACGCACGGAGGGGAGTCGATTTTTTCACCGCCGATCAAGGTATCGTTCGCCTCGACGTCGGCGGCGGTGATGAAGCGAAAGAGACGCATCGCACGCTCTCGACCGCCGAAATGCTCGCCGAGCGAAAGCCGCAAGAGTGGCTCTTCAACAACCTGCTAACCAAGAACGAGCCGGCAGTGATCGTTGGGCCGAGCAAGACATTAAAGTCGTCGCTGGCGGTCGATCTGTGCGCGGCGCTCGCGACCGGCGGCAAGTTTTTGGGAGAGTTCGCCGCCGAAAAAGTGTTCCGCGTCGGCTTTGTTGGCGCCGACAACAAGCAGTCGCAGCTCACCGACTTGGCGGTCCGGTGGAGCGCCGCCCGCGAGGAAAACCCAACGCTCGACAACCTGCAGTGGTTCATGTCGGTCGAGGAGCCGGCAGCTCCAGAGAACCTGGAGAGCCTGAGGGAGTGGATCGAGAAGTTTGAACTGGAAGTCGTCGTGATCGATCCACTGCGTCTTGGCTCCACCAACAAACGCAAGCAGGCCGAAGCAATTCAAACGCTGGTAAAGACCATTTCGAAAGCTGGCGCCACGCCGATTCTCTGCGTGCAAACTCGCAAAGAAATGAAACCGGGCAAGCTGGACGCGTCGATCTTGGCGGGCAGTCTCGACTTCGCCCAGCAATGGCTATTGGTGAATCGTCGCGAAGCGTTTCAAAGTGGCAGCGGAAAGCACAAACTCTGGCTGTCGATCGGCGGCTACGCCGGGCAAGGTGGCGAGTGGGGCGTTGATATCGACGAAGGTCGTCTTTCCGACCAGGGCGGCCGCCGCTGGAATGTTTCCTTGCGCGAGGCGACCGAGATCGAAGCCGCCGCGAAGCAAGCGAAAGAAGACGTGAAATTCGAAAAGCTCGAGTCCCAACTTCGCCGCGTCCTGCTCGACGCTGGTGAAAACGGCCTCTGCAAATACAACATCCGCAGCAACAGCGGCATGAGCGGCAGCAAGTTCGGCCCGACCTGGGACCGGATGATGACGGCCGGGAAGATTGTCGAGATGCCGAAAGAACCCCATTCGACGCTCAAGCGATATACGTTGCCGCCGGGCGAAGAAAAAAATGAAACGGGGCGATCCAGTCGTAGGGTCCGCTGTGCGGACCACGAACCTGCTCAACAAGCATGA
- a CDS encoding ABC transporter ATP-binding protein, translated as MSLKKPPEAIRDETFRQYAWDYFALHSDHRMRAFHFYVILSTALLGGFALLMRTGSPGQLGGYFGLILGFLLIYFSFAFSKLDKRTRRLVKNGEDALVHLDRLQKLDDVNNMPNPVRLFSFERVQFEKLREGNLTFEGMYYNYAECFRFVFWAFALVGLLVMIVSGFVIAGKLEPGGPVLL; from the coding sequence ATGAGTTTAAAGAAGCCGCCCGAGGCGATTCGCGACGAGACGTTTCGGCAGTATGCCTGGGATTACTTCGCCCTCCATTCCGATCATCGGATGCGGGCGTTTCACTTCTACGTCATTCTCTCGACGGCGCTGCTGGGCGGGTTCGCGCTGCTGATGAGAACTGGTTCGCCGGGGCAATTGGGCGGCTATTTCGGCCTGATCCTCGGCTTCCTGTTAATCTATTTTTCGTTCGCCTTCTCGAAGCTCGACAAGCGAACGCGACGCCTGGTCAAAAACGGCGAAGACGCACTCGTCCATCTCGACCGGTTGCAGAAGCTGGATGACGTCAACAACATGCCGAACCCAGTGCGGCTCTTTTCGTTCGAGCGCGTCCAGTTCGAGAAACTGCGGGAAGGCAACCTGACGTTTGAAGGGATGTACTACAACTACGCCGAGTGCTTCCGCTTCGTCTTCTGGGCGTTCGCACTGGTCGGTTTGCTGGTGATGATCGTCAGCGGGTTTGTGATCGCCGGAAAGCTAGAACCGGGCGGCCCAGTCCTGCTGTAA
- a CDS encoding methylated-DNA--[protein]-cysteine S-methyltransferase, with product MPTSTRRQAANSALTPTIFTIATDLGPLEIELRGDVVYRLSFAPGKRPRKSGAGLSAQQQKIVALLQQYAAGEPVDLTEIEIDLSGYPPFATRVYQQCRKIRPGTTLSYGELAAKAGSPNAARAVGSAMAKNRITLVIPCHRVVAAGGKLGGYSAPEGLPLKKRLLKLEQEATKTTST from the coding sequence ATGCCGACTTCCACCCGACGCCAAGCCGCAAACAGTGCCCTTACGCCGACTATTTTCACGATAGCGACCGACCTGGGACCGCTTGAAATCGAATTGCGGGGAGACGTGGTCTATCGACTCTCGTTCGCGCCCGGCAAACGCCCCCGAAAAAGCGGTGCGGGGCTCTCGGCGCAGCAGCAAAAAATCGTCGCTCTCTTGCAGCAATACGCAGCCGGCGAACCGGTGGATCTGACGGAGATCGAAATCGACCTCTCCGGCTATCCGCCGTTCGCAACCCGGGTTTATCAGCAGTGCCGCAAGATCCGCCCCGGCACGACCCTGAGTTATGGAGAACTTGCCGCCAAAGCAGGTTCGCCCAATGCGGCCCGCGCCGTCGGCAGCGCGATGGCCAAGAACCGGATCACACTGGTGATCCCTTGTCACCGCGTCGTCGCCGCCGGCGGCAAGCTGGGCGGCTACTCGGCGCCAGAAGGGTTGCCGCTAAAGAAGCGGCTACTAAAGCTCGAGCAAGAAGCGACCAAAACCACCTCCACGTAG